One genomic segment of Panicum virgatum strain AP13 chromosome 2N, P.virgatum_v5, whole genome shotgun sequence includes these proteins:
- the LOC120662437 gene encoding uncharacterized protein LOC120662437, whose translation MTPVEVPPSAEIVVPASEEATVTVVASEDGNSAALEDFISKLWHPIRPRHLLAHQPSDRTSKRSHPSDRGSVRASIRRSPVKPDNRALANVASARPGPHAASPTRAAARRGCAAANAPPRHGRLPWAGLAWPHLPRRRSGPQRWPSPTLSSSSTAAATLCFEFRRRNDNLPHLSYRVLLFLAWVAAILPIVGRLLALAAARGRGPPCGRASSHRVAEVRAARHLRPPPSHWPPRGEGSRAATGQEIKVREGGGASARGQPLAAAAEGPAELAPRSLASPLRAACPSPAAAGDVPWQRLPPPPREASRRHSTASQPGGGAGMAGLAWRGGLGPNLHGFRSRGR comes from the exons ATGACACCTGTGGAGGTTCCACCATCGGCCGAGATTGTGGTGCCGGCTTCTGAGGAGGCAACCGTCACGGTCGTGGCGTCGGAGGATGGCAATTCCGCGGCCTTGGAGGACTTCATCAGCAAA CTCTGGCATCCGATAAGGCCACGTCACCTGTTAGCCCATCAACCGTCGGATCGAACCAGCAAGCGATCTCACCCGTCCGATCGCGGGTCGGTTCGGGCGTCGATCCGCCGGTCGCCCGTTAAGCCAGATAACCGGGCGCTCGCGAACGTGGCCTCCGCTAGGCCAGGACCTCACGCCGCCTCCCCGAcgcgggccgccgcccgccgcgggtgCGCGGCCGCGAATGCACCTCCCCGGCACGGCCGGCTCCCCTGGGCGGGGCTGGCATGGCCCCACCTGCCACGCCGGCGCAGCGGACCCCAACGCTGGCCCTCGCCCACACTGTCGTCGTCTTCCACCGCGGCCGCGACgctttgcttcgagtttcgccGACGCAACGACAACCTCCCCCACCTCTCCTACCGCGTCCTCCTGTTTCTCGCCTGGGTCGCGGCCATCCTCCCCATCGTCGGTCGGCTCCTCGCGCTGGCGGCGGCCCGTGGCCGTGGACCCCCTTGCGGCCGCGCCTCCTCGCACCGGGTGGCCGAGGTCAGGGCAGCgcgccacctccggccgccccCCAGCCACTGGCCACCGCGAGGGGAGGGGTCGCGCGCCGCTACCGGCCAGGAGATAAAGGTGAGAGAGGGGGGAGGTGCCTCGGCCAGGGGCCAGCCCCTCgcggcagcggccgagggaCCCGCAGAGCTCGCGCCCCGTTCGCTGGCGTCGCCGCTCCGCGCCGCTTGCCCCTCCCCTGCCGCGGCGGGCGACGTTCCGTGGCAGCGCCTACCGCCTCCTCCCCGTGAAGCAAGCAGGCGACATAGCACGGCTTCCcagccaggcggcggcgcggggatgGCTGGCTTGGCTTGGCGCGGCGGTCTGGGGCCCAACCTCCACGGATTCAG ATCAAGAGGCCGATGA
- the LOC120658117 gene encoding lipase-like: MSKWVRAALGAAELLVSAAVHLGYAFYIFGAAVAADVAASIVKGIMAGVAAGGVAKDVAVGSEDEAAALLDGAMPPIVLVHGIFGFGKGRLGGLSYFAGAEEKDDRVLVPDLGSLTSVHDRARELFYYLKGGRVDYGEAHSAACGHARFGRTYERGHYPLWDEAHPAHFVGHSAGAQVVRLLQQMLHDGAFPGHAATSERWVLSVTSLSGAFNGSTRAYIDGARVEDGGRSLRPVCLLQICRVGSVLYHWLDLPWLKRYYDFGFDHFGMSRRLVGARGLADILIAGRRGPFATGDWIVPDLTIQGAARLNARLRTFPGTFYFSYASRRTARTRRGATVPSGLLRIHPLLFLRALQMCRWRYPAGTPPPYEGYRDEDWEDNDGALNSFSMTHPRVPDEHPSMPVDDDGAGGRPLQPGVWYYRIVEADHMAFVINRRRGGVQFDLVYDSIFRNCRRLCLPDRLAGSLQKQS; the protein is encoded by the exons ATGAGCAAGTGggtgcgggcggcgctgggcgccgCCGAGCTGCTCGTCAGCGCGGCCGTCCACCTGGGCTACGCCTTCTACATCTTCggcgccgccgttgccgccgacGTCGCGGCCTCCATCGTGAAGGGCATCatggccggcgtcgccgccggcggcgtggccaaGGACGTCGCCGTCGGGAGCGAGGACGAGGCCGCGGCCCTGCTCGACGGCGCCATGCCGCCGATCGTGCTGGTGCACGGCATCTTCGGCTTCGGCAAAGGC AGGCTGGGCGGGCTTTCGTACTTCGCCGGCGCGGAGGAGAAGGACGACCGCGTGCTGGTGCCGGACCTGGGCTCGCTCACCAGCGTCCACGACCGGGCCCGGGAGCTCTTCTACTACCTCAAGGGCGGGCGCGTGGACTACGGCGAGGCGCACAGCGCGGCGTGCGGCCACGCCCGGTTCGGCCGGACCTACGAGCGCGGCCACTACCCGCTCTGGGACGAGGCCCACCCCGCGCACTTCGTCGGCCACTCCGCCGGCGCGCAGGTCGTTCGCCTCCTCCAGCAGATGCTCCACGACGGCGCGTTCCCGGgccacgccgccacctccgAGCGCTGGGTGCTCAGCGTCACCTCCCTCTCCGGCGCGTTCAACGGCAGCACGCGCGCCTACATCGACGGCGCGCGCGTCGAGGACGGGGGACGGTCGCTGCGCCCCGTGTGCCTCCTCCAGATCTGCCGCGTCGGCAGCGTGCTCTACCACTGGCTCGACCTCCCCTGGCTCAAGCGCTACTACGACTTCGGCTTCGACCACTTCGGCATGTCGCGCCGCCTCGTCGGCGCTCGAGGGCTCGCCGACATCCTGAtcgccggccggcggggccCGTTCGCGACGGGGGACTGGATCGTGCCGGACCTGACGATCCAGGGCGCGGCGAGGCTCAACGCCCGGCTGCGGACGTTCCCGGGCACCTTCTACTTCAGCTACGCCAGCCGGCGCACCGCCCGGACACGGCGGGGCGCCACCGTCCCGTCGGGCCTGCTGCGGATCCACCCGCTGCTCTTCCTCCGCGCCCTGCAGATGTGCCGCTGGCGCTACCCggccggcacgccgccgccgtacgaGGGGTACCGGGACGAGGACTGGGAGGACAACGATGGCGCGCTCAACAGCTTCTCCATGACGCACCCGCGGGTCCCCGACGAGCACCCGAGCATGCCggtggacgacgacggcgccggcggccgcccgctGCAGCCCGGCGTCTGGTACTACCGGATCGTGGAGGCGGACCACATGGCGTTCGTCATCAACCGCCGCCGTGGGGGCGTGCAGTTCGACCTCGTCTACGACAGCATCTTCCGCAACTGCCGGAGGCTTTGTCTTCCCGACCGCCTCGCCGGCTCACTCCAGAAGCAGAGCTGA